The DNA segment CGGTCTGCTCGGTGGCGGTCATGCCTCGACCTCGTCGCCGGTGGCGTCGGCTGCCGGCAACGCGCCGACCTCCTCCAGTACCTGGTCGTCGACGGCCGTGGCCGCGAAGACGTCGCCGGGCCGCACACCTTCGAGCTCGTGCGAGAAGTGGCAGGCCGCCACGTGGCCGGGGCGGGTGGTCGGGCGCAGCTCCGGCTCCTTCTCGTCGCAGATCGGCCGGGACAGCGGGCACCGCGGCGAGAACGGACAGCCGGGCGGCAGCGCGATCAGCGACGGCGGGGCGCCGACGATCGGGGTGAGCTTGTGCTCGCGGCTGCGCTCGACGTCGAGGCGCGGCAAGCTGCCGAGCAGCCCGAGCGTGTAGGGCATCCGCGGCTCGTAGTAGATCTCGTCGACGGTGCCGATCTCGACCGGGCGGCCGGCGTACATGACCAGCACCCGGTCGGCCTGGCCGGCCACGACGCCGAGGTCGTGGGTGATGAGGACCATCGCGGCCCCGGCCTCGCGGCGGGCGTCGCCGAGCGCCTCAAGCACCTGCGCCTGCACGGTCACGTCGAGGGCGGTCGTCGGCTCGTCGGCGATGATGACGTCGGGGTAGTTGGCCATCGCGATGGCGATGACCGCCCGCTGCCTCATGCCGCCGGAGAACTCGTGCGGGTAGTTGTCGACACGTTCCGAGGCGTTGGGGATGCCGACGATCTCGAGCAGCCGCACCGCGCGGTCACGGGCTTCGTGCTTGTCGATGTGGTTGTGGGCCCGGATGCCTTCGGCGATCTGGTCACCGACGGCGTAGACCGGGTTGAGCGACGTCATCGGGTCCTGGAAGATCATGGCGATCTTCGCGCCGCGCACCCGCGACATCGTCTTGTCGTCGGCGCCGAGCAGCTGCTGGCCCTCGAAGCGCACCGCACCGCTGATGCGCGCCGACCGCGGCAGCAGGCCCATCACCGCGAGCGAGGTGACCGACTTGCCCGAGCCCGACTCCCCGACGATCCCGAGCACCTCGCCCCGCCGGATCTCGTAGCTGACCCCGCGGACGGCCCGGACCAGACCGTCCTCGGTCGGGAAGCTGACGTTGAGGTCCTCGACCTCGAGGACGACGTCGCGCTCAGCGGGGACGGTCATGCGCGGACCCGGGTCTGCTGGGGGTCGAAGGCGTCCCGCAGGCCGTCGCCGATGAAGTTGATCGTCAGCGCGATGAGGATGATGAAGACTCCCGGGAAGTAGAACAGCCACGGCCTGGTGTCGATCGCGGTCTGCGCGTTGCTGACGAGCAGGCCGAGCGAGGTGTCGGGGGCCTGCACGCCGAAGCCGAGATAGGACAGGGCCGTCTCGAGCAGGATGCCGATCGCGACGAGGATCGTCAGGTTGACGATGATCGGTCCGAGCGTGTTGGGGATCAGGTGCCGGCCGATGATCCGCACGTCGGAGGCGCCGAGGGCGCGCGAGGCTTCGATGAACTCCTTCTCCCGCAGCGACAGCACGACACCGCGTACGACGCGGGACACGTAGGCCCACTGCAGCCCGCCGATGATCGCCGCGATCAGCAGCCAGCTGCCACCGCCGACGTTGTGCCCCAGCACGGCCGCGACCGCGATCAGCGGCAGCGTCAGCACCAGGTCGGCGACGCGCATGAGGACCGTGTCGGTGATCCCTCGGTAGTAGCCCGAGACCGCACCCCAGATGGTGCCGACCGTGCCCGAGAACACGGCGATGAGCAGCGCGATCTCGACCGACCGCTGGGTGCCGCGCAGCACGAGCGCGAACTCGTCCTTGCCCAGGTTGTCGGTGCCGAACGGGTGCTTCAGCGACGGGCCGACGGACACGTCGGGACCGCTGAACGTGTAGCTGAAGCGCCAGAAGTGCCCGCCGACGAACGCCAGCAGCACGAGGGCGATGAACACGAACAGGCTGGCGACCGCGGCCTTGTGCTGCAGGAAGCGCCCGATGATGAGGCTGGTCTGGGTGCGCTGCCGCACCGTGAACTCGCGCTCGACCGGCGCGCCGGCGATCGACGACCCCGCGCCGGTCTCGGTCGGCGCCTTGACGTGCAGCGTCGTGTCGCCCTCGAGGGGCTCACCGACCGGCGCCTCGCCGGTGAATCGGTCAGTCATAGCGGATCCTCGGGTCAAGTACGGCGTAGAGGAGGTCGGCGATCAGGTTGAACAGGATCACGACGATCGCGAAGACCAGCAGCCAGGCCTCGACCGCGAAGACGTCACGGGAGCGGATCGACTGCAGCAGGTAGTCACCCATGCCGTGCCACTGGAAGACGGTCTCGGTGATGATCGCGCCACCGATGATGCCGGCGAGGTCGAGCGCGGTGACGGTCGCCAGCGGGATCAGCGCGGTGCGCAGGGCGTGCTTGACCATGACCCGCCGGTTGGACAGGCCCTTCGCGCGAGCCAGCCGGACGTAGTCGCTGTTGAGCACCTCGAGCATCGAACCGCGCTGATAACGGCTCCACGCGGCGTAGGAGATCAGGGCCAGCGAGATCGTCGGCAGGATCATGTGGCCCGTGATGTCGGTGAAGTTGTTCCAGGCGCCCGATGGTGCGGGCACCGACTGCTCACCGATCGTGTAGAAGACCTGGTCGCCCATCTTCTCGTTGGCCCAGATGCCGCCCTGCTTGAGCAGCAGCGCCAGCCAGAACGACGGCATGGCAAGGAAGAGGAAACCGAAGAACGTCGCCGTGTAGTCGGTCACGGAGTACTGCTTGACCGCGCTGATGACGCCGACGACGACCGCGAGGATCAGCGCCAGGATCATCGCCGCGAAGACCAGCCGCAGCGTGACGCCGAGCCGGCTGACGATCTCGGTGCGGATGTTGTCGGTCGGGTTGACCGACGGTCCGAAGTTGCCGTGGAGCACCAGACCTTTGATCCAGTGCCAGTAGCGCTCGAAGAGCCCCTGGTCGAGCCACAGCCGGTGCTCCAGCGCGTGGATCACCTGCGGGGACGGCGGTGGGTTGCGGGCCTTCAGGTCGTTGACCGGGTTGCCGCTGGTCGCGACCATCACGAAGACCACGAACGACGAGACCACGACGATCGGGATCGACACCGCGAGCCGTCTGATCGAGTAGGAGAGCAACCGCCGCCTCCCGGGCAGGTCGACAGGTCGCCGCCGGACACCGGTCGGGCATCCGCGGCGCCACACAGGCTATCCGGATGAAGCCGGTCTGCGGCGCATTCCGGCCAGCATCACGGGGTCGTGGATCGGGGCCATGCGAAGGGCCGGCCCGCGGTGCGGCGGGCCGGCCCCTGCATGACCTTCGAAGGTCGCCTCAGGCGAGGATCAGCTGGCCTTGGCCAGACCCCACTCGCCGGCGTTGTACGGCGGACCAACGTTGGTGTTGTTGTTGCGGATGTTGACGTACTTCTTCTGGACCACGAGGTACGTCGGCTTCTGGTACAGCGGCAGGACGTAGGCGTCCTTCGACATGAGCTCGTCGGCCTTGTTGAGGTTGTCGCGCGACTTGCTCACGTCGGTCGACGACGCGGCCTCCTTCAGAAGCTGGTCGACCTGCGGGTTGCTGTAGTGGCCGTAGTTGCCACCCGCGTCGGTCTCCCACAGCTGCTCCGCACCGCTGAACGGGTACGGCGTGTCGACCCAGGCGAACACGATGACATCGAAGTCGCCCTTGCTCAGGGTGCCACCGAGGTCGTCGGTCGGCTGCACGTTGACCGTGATGCCGAGCTGCTTCATCGAGGCGGCGAACAGCTCGCACTCGTTCTGACGGACCTGGTTGCCGACCGTGTAGCGGATCCGGAACGGACCCACGGCCTTGCCGCTCTTGTCCTTCAGCGCGGTGCCCACGCCGGTGTAGCCGGCGTCGGTCAGCATCTTCTTCGCTGCCGTGACGTCACCACTGCCCTGAGCCTTCGGCAGGTTGTCCTGGTAGCCCGGCTGCCCCGGCACGAACATGTGGCTGTTCAGGGGCTTCGCCGTGGGGTCGAACTGGCCGACCGTCTTCTTGATGATGTCGTCGCGGTTGACCGCGGTGAACATCGCCTGACGGAGCGTGACGTCCTGCAGCGCGGGGTTCTTCAGGTTGAGGTCGAAGTGCTCCCACACGAGGCCGTGGCCGATGTTGGAGATCACACCCGGGATCTGCTTCACCTGGCTTACCAGGTCGACCTCGGGCTGGGGGTACATGCCCTGGATCTCGTTGTTCTGCAGGGCCGTCGGCTCCTGCGTCGCGTCGGTGATGATCCGGAAGATCAGCGTGCTGAGCTGGGCCTTCTTGCCGAAGTACTTGTCGTTCGGCACCAGCGTCACAGCGACGTTGTTCTCGAACTTCTGGATCGTGTAGGGCCCACCGGAGTAGGTCGGGACGTTCTTCGCGAACCAGTCGTTGAAGGTGCTCGCGATGCCGTCCGGGGTGTTGATGTCACCGTGCTGCGCGGCGATGTGGGCCGGGTAGAGCGGGCCGAACAGCGCCTGCCAGTCGGTGTAGGGCTTCTTGAAGACGACGGTCACGGTCTTGCCGTTGTCGGACGGCGTCAGCGACTGGATGTCGTCGTAACCCGAGGTCGTCGCCGGCGTGCACTTCGGGCACTGCGCGGGGTCCTGGGTCTTCCAGTTGTACTCGAAGTCCTTGGCGTCGATCGGCGTGCCGTCGTTCCACTTCGCGTTGGGCTGGATCTTGTAGACGATCGTCTGGGGGTCTGTCTTGGTCTGCTCGGCCGAGACCATCAGGTCCTTGTTGAGGTGACCGGTCAGGTCCGGGTAGGGCACGAAGACGGACGGCAGCACACCGTCGAGGACCTCGGCGGTCTCGAACGTGTTGCCGTCGGCGGTATTCAGGCTCCAGTCGTTGATGTTCTTCTCGATGGCGTAGGAGAAGGTGCCGGTGCCCGTGGTGGTGCCCGAGTTGCAGGTGTTCGGGTTGCTGTCGCAGTCGCCGAACCCGCTCGAGGACTGGTTGTTACCGCCGGTGGTGCCGCCGCCTCCCCCGCTGCTGCCACCGCAGGCGGTGAGCGCCAAAGCGCCGGCCGCCACGATGGTCAGGCCCGTATAGAGCCGCCTTCGCTTCATCTGACTCCCTTTCCCGCGGCCCTGTGATGGCCGCCAGCCGTCGTGCAGCCGTTGTCCGGCTACCCGACCGGGCACAATACGACGCGCCCGGTGTTAGGTGCAGTAAGGGCACGCCGTTCCGCGCCAACCGTGACGAACACGTTATGCAGTCGTGACCGACGGTGCGGTCAGGCTCCGGAGCGGTCGAACCGCACGATCCGGGCGAAGTCGTCGGCCACCAGGCTCGCACCGCCGACGAGCGCCCCGTCGACGTCGGGCTCGGCCATGATCGCCGTGATGTTGTCGGGCTTCACCGATCCGCCGTACAGGATGCGGACGCCGTCGGCCAGGTCGCCGGTGTAGAGCTCGGCGAGAGCGGAGCGCACCTCGCCGCAGACCTCCTGCGCGTCCTGGGGCGTCGCCGTCTCGCCGGTGCCGATCGCCCAGATCGGCTCGTAGGCGATGACCAGGCTGCGGGCCTGCTCGGCCGGCAGCCCTTGCAGGGCGCCCTGCAGCTGGCTGCAGCAGTGCGCGACGTGACCTTCGGCCCGGCGTACGTCGAGGTCCTCGCCCACGCACAGGATCGGGGTGATGCCGTTGCGGTAGGCGGCCTGCACCTTCGCCGCGACGAGCTCGTCGGTCTCGTGGTGGTGCTGTCGCCGCTCGGAGTGCCCGATGCAGACGTAGGAGCAGCCGAGCTTGGCGAGCATGGGCCCGGACACCTCGCCGGTGTAGGCGCCGGAGTCGTGGGCGCTGAGGTCCTGCGCCCCATAGCGGATCAGGAGCTTGTCGCCGTCGACGAGCGTCTGGACGCTGCGCAGGTCGGTGTAGGGCGGGAGTACGACGACCTCGCGGTCCTCGAAATCCTTGTCCTGCAGGGAGAATGCCAGCTTCTGGACCAGCGCGATGGCCTCGAGGTGGTTGAGGTTCATCTTCCAGTTGCCCGCGAGCAGCGGGGTGCGTGCGGTCACGAGTCAGTCCTCCAGCACCGCGAGGCCGGGCAGGGTGGCGCCCTCGAGGTACTCCAGGCTGGCGCCCCCGCCGGTGGAGATGTGGGTGAAGCGTTGCTCCCCGATGCCCAGGAGGCGGATCGCGGCGGCCGAGTCGCCGCCGCCCACGACGGTCAGGGCACCGGTCAGCGCGGCGATGGCCTCCGCCACGCCGCGCGTCCCGGCGGCGAACGGCGCCAGCTCGAAGACACCCATCGGGCCGTTCCAGAAGACCGTGCGCGCGCCGGCCAGCTCGTCGCGGAACAGGTCGACCGTGCGCGGCCCGATGTCGAGCCCCTTCCGAGCGGTCGGGATGGCGCCGACGTCGACGACCTCGGTGGCCACGTCGGGCGAGACGTCGGGCGCGACAACGACGTCGACCGGCAGCACGACCTTGCCGGAGTCGAGGAAGCGCCGGCACGCCTCGACCTGGTCGGCCTCGAGCAGCGAGCCGCCCACGTCGTGACCCTGCGCCGCGAGGAAGGTGAAGCACATGCCGCCGCCGACCAGGAGGCGGTCGACGTGCGGCAGCAGGCTGTCGATGACGGCAAGCTTGTCGGACACCTTCGACCCGCCGAGCACGACCACGTAGGGCCGGTCAGGATCCTGGGTGAGCCGGCGCAGGACGGCCACCTCCTGCTGCACGAGCGCGCCGGCAGCGTGGGGCAGCAGCCGGGCGACGTCGTAGACGCTCGCGTGCTTGCGGTGCACGGCCCCGAAGGCGTCGTCGACGTAGACGTCGGCGAGGGCGGCCAGCCGCGCGGCGAACTCCCGGCGCGCAGTCTCGTCCTTGCTGGTCTCCCCCGCGTCGAACCGAAGGTTCTCCAGCACCGCCACGTCGCCGTCGCCGAGCCGGCCGACGGCCTCGGTCGACGCCGGCCCCGCCACGTCGCCGGTGAAGCGCACCGCGCGGCCGAGCAGCTCCCCCAGCCGCTCGGTGACCGGGCGCAGTGACAGCTCCGGCCTCACCTCACCCTTGGGCCGGCCGAGGTGGGCGCACACGACCACGCGCGCTCCCCCGCCGGCGAGCTGCTCGATGACCGGGAGGCTGGCCCGGATGCGGCCGTCATCGGTGATGCGGCCGTCCTGCAGCGGCACGTTGAGGTCGGCGCGCAGCAGCACTCGCCGGCCGGTGAGATCACCCAGGTCGGTGACGGTCTTCATGCGGGAGCTAGAGACGAGCGGCCACGAGGGCAGTCAGGTCAGCGAGGCGGTTGGAGTAACCCCACTCGTTGTCGTACCAGCCGACCACCTTGACCTGGTTGCCGTTGGCCATCGTCAGCAGCGAGTCGAACGTGCACGACGCCGGCGTGCCGACGATGTCGCTGGAGACGATCGGGTCCTCGGTGTAGACGAGGTAGCCCTTCAGCGGTCCGTCGGCGGCCTGCTTGTAGGCCGCGTTGACCTCGTCGGCGGTCACCTCGCGCTCGAGCTCGACGACGAGGTCAGTGACGGAGCCGTCGATGACCGGCACCCGCATCGCGATGCCGTCGAGCTTGCCCTTGACCTCGGGGATGACGAGGCTGGTCGCCTTCGCCGCACCGGTCGAGGTCGGGATGATGTTCTGCGCCGCCGCCCGCGCCCGCCGCAGGTCCTTGTGCGGGAAGTCGAGGATCACCTGGTCGTTGGTGTAGGCGTGGATCGTCGTCATGAAGCCCTTGACGATCCCGAAGCTGTCGAGCAGCACCTTGGCGAGCGGGGCCACGCAGTTCGTCGTACAGCTCGCGTTGGAGATGACCGTGTGCTTCGCCGGGTCGTAGGCGTCGTCGTTGACGCCCATGACGATCGTGATGTCTTCCTTCTTGGCCGGCGCGGAGATGATGACCTTCTTCGCGCCGCCGCCGTCGACGTGCTTGTGCGCGTCGCCCCGGTCGGTGAACCGGCCCGTCGACTCGATGACGACCTCGACGCCGAGGTCCGACCAGGGGAGCTGGCCGGGGTCGCGCTCGGAGAGCACCTTGATCGTCCGGTCGCCGACCTTGATGGCGTCACCGCTGGCGCGCACGTCATCGGCGAGGGTGCCGAGCACGGAGTCGTACTTCAGCAGGTGAGCGAGGGTCTTCGTGTCGGTGAGGTCGTTGACCGCCACGATCTCGATGTCCTGGGCCCGGCTCGCGGCGACCGCTCGCCAGAAGTTGCGGCCGATCCGGCCGAAACCGTTGACGCCTACTCGAGTAGCCACGGCACTGCTCTCCTCGGGTCACGACTGTTGATCGACAGGCCTTCCCGTCGCGACAGTAACCGATGCCCGGCCCGGGCAGGGCACGCACTCAGGGCGCGAGCATCTCCTCGGTGAGGTTGGCCTCCGTGCCCGGCACGCCGAGCTCCTCCGCCCGCTTGTCCGCGAGCGCGAGCAGCCGGCGGATCCGGCCCGCTATCGCGTCCTTCGTCAGCGGCGGGTCGGCGAGGGCGCCGAGCTCCTCGAGCGAGGCCTGCGAGTGCTCCATGCGGAGCCGGCCGGCGGCGAGCAGGTGGTCGGGTGCTTCGCCGTCGAGGATCTGCATCGCCCGCTGCACCCGGGCGCCGGCGGCGACGGCCGCGCGGGCCGACCGGCGCAGGTTGGCGTCGTCGAAGTTCGCCAGCCGGTTGGCCGTGGCGCGCACCTCGCGGCGCATCCGGCGTTCCTCCCAGGCGAGCACCGAGTCGTGCGCGCCGAGGCGAGTGAGCAGCATGCCGATCGCGTCGCCGTCGCGGAGCACGACCCGGTCGACGCCGCGGACCTCGCGCGCCTTGGCCGAGACGCCGAGCCGGCGGGCCGCGCCGACCAGCGCGAGTGCCGCCTCCGGGCCGGGCGAGGTGATCTCGAGGGACGACGAGCGGCCGGGCTCGGTGAGCGAGCCGTGGGCGAGGAAGGCGCCGCGCCACGCGGCGGCGGCGTCGCAGAGCCCGCCGGACACCACCGCCGGCGGGATGCCCCGCACCGGCCGGCCGCGGCCGTCGATGAGGCCGGTCTGGCGGGCCAGGCTCTCGCCGTCCTTGACGATGCGTACGACGTAGCGGGTGCCCTTGCGCAACCCGCCGGCGGCCATCACCGCCACGTCGGAGGAGTGCCCGAAGACCTCGGCGATGTCCTTGCGCAGCCGGCGCGCGGCCTGCCCGGTGTCGAGCTCGGCCTCGACGACGAGCCGGCCGCTGACGATGTGCAGGCCCCCGGCGAACCGCAGCAGCGTCGCCATCTCCGCCTTGCGGCAGCAGGGTTTGGTCACCACCAGCCGCGAGAGCTCGTCCTTGACCGCGGCCGTCATCGCCATCTGTCGTCTCCCGTGTCGGTGAATATCCGCCCGTAGACCCGGGCGAGCTGGTCGGCGTCATGGTGCGGCGACCCGTCGGCGGCCCGGACGGGCGCGACGACGAGCTCGGCGCTCATGCTGCGGGCCACCTCACGCAACCGTCGCTCGGCGGCGGCGTCGGGCACCGAGGACCGGTCGGCGAGCACGACGTCGACGTCGATGTCCGGCGCGTGGGCGCACAGCACTTCGATGTGGGCCTCGGGGGAGAAGCCCTCGGTCTCCCCCGGTTGCGGGGCGAGGTTCAGGGCGAGCATCCGCCGGGCCGCGGTCTTGGTGACGGCCTCGGCGAGGTCGGGAACGAGCAGGTGGGGCAGCACGCTGGTGAACCACGAGCCCGGGCCCATCACCACCCACTCGGCGTCGCGCACCGCGTCGACCGCCTCCTGGCAGGCGCGCGGCCGCTCGGGCACCAGCCGGACGGTGACGACCCGCCCGGGCGTGGT comes from the Mycobacteriales bacterium genome and includes:
- a CDS encoding ABC transporter ATP-binding protein is translated as MTVPAERDVVLEVEDLNVSFPTEDGLVRAVRGVSYEIRRGEVLGIVGESGSGKSVTSLAVMGLLPRSARISGAVRFEGQQLLGADDKTMSRVRGAKIAMIFQDPMTSLNPVYAVGDQIAEGIRAHNHIDKHEARDRAVRLLEIVGIPNASERVDNYPHEFSGGMRQRAVIAIAMANYPDVIIADEPTTALDVTVQAQVLEALGDARREAGAAMVLITHDLGVVAGQADRVLVMYAGRPVEIGTVDEIYYEPRMPYTLGLLGSLPRLDVERSREHKLTPIVGAPPSLIALPPGCPFSPRCPLSRPICDEKEPELRPTTRPGHVAACHFSHELEGVRPGDVFAATAVDDQVLEEVGALPAADATGDEVEA
- a CDS encoding ABC transporter permease → MLSYSIRRLAVSIPIVVVSSFVVFVMVATSGNPVNDLKARNPPPSPQVIHALEHRLWLDQGLFERYWHWIKGLVLHGNFGPSVNPTDNIRTEIVSRLGVTLRLVFAAMILALILAVVVGVISAVKQYSVTDYTATFFGFLFLAMPSFWLALLLKQGGIWANEKMGDQVFYTIGEQSVPAPSGAWNNFTDITGHMILPTISLALISYAAWSRYQRGSMLEVLNSDYVRLARAKGLSNRRVMVKHALRTALIPLATVTALDLAGIIGGAIITETVFQWHGMGDYLLQSIRSRDVFAVEAWLLVFAIVVILFNLIADLLYAVLDPRIRYD
- the whiA gene encoding DNA-binding protein WhiA codes for the protein MAMTAAVKDELSRLVVTKPCCRKAEMATLLRFAGGLHIVSGRLVVEAELDTGQAARRLRKDIAEVFGHSSDVAVMAAGGLRKGTRYVVRIVKDGESLARQTGLIDGRGRPVRGIPPAVVSGGLCDAAAAWRGAFLAHGSLTEPGRSSSLEITSPGPEAALALVGAARRLGVSAKAREVRGVDRVVLRDGDAIGMLLTRLGAHDSVLAWEERRMRREVRATANRLANFDDANLRRSARAAVAAGARVQRAMQILDGEAPDHLLAAGRLRMEHSQASLEELGALADPPLTKDAIAGRIRRLLALADKRAEELGVPGTEANLTEEMLAP
- a CDS encoding ABC transporter permease; the encoded protein is MTDRFTGEAPVGEPLEGDTTLHVKAPTETGAGSSIAGAPVEREFTVRQRTQTSLIIGRFLQHKAAVASLFVFIALVLLAFVGGHFWRFSYTFSGPDVSVGPSLKHPFGTDNLGKDEFALVLRGTQRSVEIALLIAVFSGTVGTIWGAVSGYYRGITDTVLMRVADLVLTLPLIAVAAVLGHNVGGGSWLLIAAIIGGLQWAYVSRVVRGVVLSLREKEFIEASRALGASDVRIIGRHLIPNTLGPIIVNLTILVAIGILLETALSYLGFGVQAPDTSLGLLVSNAQTAIDTRPWLFYFPGVFIILIALTINFIGDGLRDAFDPQQTRVRA
- the yvcK gene encoding uridine diphosphate-N-acetylglucosamine-binding protein YvcK, with amino-acid sequence MRGPRVVALGGGHGLAASLAALRQVTDDITAVVTVADDGGSSGRLRAELGVLPPGDLRMALCALAGSTDTEAVWQQVVQHRFAGAGALAGHAVGNLVLAALFEVTGDLVTSLGLLGEVLGVTGRVLPMATEPLEIVAEVAGLVADDPSAVHLVRGQVAVATTPGRVVTVRLVPERPRACQEAVDAVRDAEWVVMGPGSWFTSVLPHLLVPDLAEAVTKTAARRMLALNLAPQPGETEGFSPEAHIEVLCAHAPDIDVDVVLADRSSVPDAAAERRLREVARSMSAELVVAPVRAADGSPHHDADQLARVYGRIFTDTGDDRWR
- the gap gene encoding type I glyceraldehyde-3-phosphate dehydrogenase — its product is MATRVGVNGFGRIGRNFWRAVAASRAQDIEIVAVNDLTDTKTLAHLLKYDSVLGTLADDVRASGDAIKVGDRTIKVLSERDPGQLPWSDLGVEVVIESTGRFTDRGDAHKHVDGGGAKKVIISAPAKKEDITIVMGVNDDAYDPAKHTVISNASCTTNCVAPLAKVLLDSFGIVKGFMTTIHAYTNDQVILDFPHKDLRRARAAAQNIIPTSTGAAKATSLVIPEVKGKLDGIAMRVPVIDGSVTDLVVELEREVTADEVNAAYKQAADGPLKGYLVYTEDPIVSSDIVGTPASCTFDSLLTMANGNQVKVVGWYDNEWGYSNRLADLTALVAARL
- a CDS encoding phosphoglycerate kinase codes for the protein MKTVTDLGDLTGRRVLLRADLNVPLQDGRITDDGRIRASLPVIEQLAGGGARVVVCAHLGRPKGEVRPELSLRPVTERLGELLGRAVRFTGDVAGPASTEAVGRLGDGDVAVLENLRFDAGETSKDETARREFAARLAALADVYVDDAFGAVHRKHASVYDVARLLPHAAGALVQQEVAVLRRLTQDPDRPYVVVLGGSKVSDKLAVIDSLLPHVDRLLVGGGMCFTFLAAQGHDVGGSLLEADQVEACRRFLDSGKVVLPVDVVVAPDVSPDVATEVVDVGAIPTARKGLDIGPRTVDLFRDELAGARTVFWNGPMGVFELAPFAAGTRGVAEAIAALTGALTVVGGGDSAAAIRLLGIGEQRFTHISTGGGASLEYLEGATLPGLAVLED
- the tpiA gene encoding triose-phosphate isomerase — translated: MTARTPLLAGNWKMNLNHLEAIALVQKLAFSLQDKDFEDREVVVLPPYTDLRSVQTLVDGDKLLIRYGAQDLSAHDSGAYTGEVSGPMLAKLGCSYVCIGHSERRQHHHETDELVAAKVQAAYRNGITPILCVGEDLDVRRAEGHVAHCCSQLQGALQGLPAEQARSLVIAYEPIWAIGTGETATPQDAQEVCGEVRSALAELYTGDLADGVRILYGGSVKPDNITAIMAEPDVDGALVGGASLVADDFARIVRFDRSGA
- a CDS encoding ABC transporter family substrate-binding protein; the protein is MKRRRLYTGLTIVAAGALALTACGGSSGGGGGTTGGNNQSSSGFGDCDSNPNTCNSGTTTGTGTFSYAIEKNINDWSLNTADGNTFETAEVLDGVLPSVFVPYPDLTGHLNKDLMVSAEQTKTDPQTIVYKIQPNAKWNDGTPIDAKDFEYNWKTQDPAQCPKCTPATTSGYDDIQSLTPSDNGKTVTVVFKKPYTDWQALFGPLYPAHIAAQHGDINTPDGIASTFNDWFAKNVPTYSGGPYTIQKFENNVAVTLVPNDKYFGKKAQLSTLIFRIITDATQEPTALQNNEIQGMYPQPEVDLVSQVKQIPGVISNIGHGLVWEHFDLNLKNPALQDVTLRQAMFTAVNRDDIIKKTVGQFDPTAKPLNSHMFVPGQPGYQDNLPKAQGSGDVTAAKKMLTDAGYTGVGTALKDKSGKAVGPFRIRYTVGNQVRQNECELFAASMKQLGITVNVQPTDDLGGTLSKGDFDVIVFAWVDTPYPFSGAEQLWETDAGGNYGHYSNPQVDQLLKEAASSTDVSKSRDNLNKADELMSKDAYVLPLYQKPTYLVVQKKYVNIRNNNTNVGPPYNAGEWGLAKAS